A stretch of Caenorhabditis elegans chromosome IV DNA encodes these proteins:
- the C08F11.13 gene encoding Dolichol kinase (Confirmed by transcript evidence): protein MSEKCGSKFFETGDEKQNLDGQNGDYAPGKIELLLKKLNPILISFSTYPLYILILIIASESELLSNIVPIPLILGLFATFELFDLLLLNPPRRYKNGLQLETIVLPEEDDFNEFKGKIRRIEIFHCFTLLFSIWAFNVSCSKILREILSPSNYNLYSLIGIIISLLVLFTVFKEVGSHRWMNKYSNSTIWISIILQIASTFTLVIGAFIRSEDPKTSGRMFFIGALIMLANAMHMRFAYLYKNPLRGENLLTIKSTRLFMKKWFLWFVLMDW, encoded by the exons ATGAGTGAAAAATGTGgttccaagttttttgaaactggggacgaaaaacaaaatttggatGGTCAAAATGGTGATTATGCTCCAGGAAAAATCGAGTTATTGCTGAAAA agCTCAACCCAATTCTCATCTCATTCTCAACATATCCTTTATATATCCTCATTCTTATAATTGCATCGGAAAGTGAATTGCTCTCAAACATTGTACCAATTCCTCTGATCCTCGGACTTTTCGCCACTTTTGAACTGTTCGACTTGCTTTTGCTGAACCCTCCAAGACgttataaaaatggattgcaATTGGAAACAATTGTGCTGCCAGAAGAAGACGATTTCAATGAGTTCAAAGGAAAAATCAGaagaatcgaaatttttcactgtttcacttTGTTGTt ttcaatctGGGCATTTAATGTGAGCTGCTCCAAAATACTCCGCGAAATTCTTTCTCCTTCCAACTACAATTTGTATTCTCTCATAGGTATTATCATCTCTCTTCTCGTGTTGTTCACAGTTTTCAAAGAGGTTGGAAGCCACCGATGGATGAACAAATATT cAAACTCTACAATTTGGATCTCAATTATTCTGCAAATTGCTAGTACTTTTACTTTGGTTATTGGAGCATTCATACGCTCAGAAGATCCAAAAACATCTGGACGAATGTTTTTTATTGGTGCTCTGATTATGCTGGCCAATGCCATGCATATGAGATTCGCCTACCTTTATAAAAATCCTCTGAGAGGTGAAAATCTATTGACTATTAAATCTACTAGATTGTTCATGAAGAAATGGTTCCTGTGGTTTGTTTTGATGGATTGGTAA
- the C08F11.13 gene encoding Dolichol kinase (Confirmed by transcript evidence), with protein MSEKCGSKFFETGDEKQNLDGQNGDYAPGKIELLLKKLNPILISFSTYPLYILILIIASESELLSNIVPIPLILGLFATFELFDLLLLNPPRRYKNGLQLETIVLPEEDDFNEFKGKIRRIEIFHCFTLLFSIWAFNVSCSKILREILSPSNYNLYSLIGIIISLLVLFTVFKEVGSHRWMNKYSNSTIWISIILQIASTFTLVIGAFIRSEDPKTSGRMFFIGALIMLANAMHMRFAYLYKNPLRGENLLTIKSTRLFMKKWFLWFVLMDCVIWSSIPLLVFGTSGDIEFSPKSLFWIILTFCVLTVICLFSKIVYFHKSPKNVETRFFMKKWYLWFLLINCVIWSSIPLYVIGKVGNVVFSPNSLFWALLTFCVFTIFSFFAKIVYCCYKKIRTTEYSVVTV; from the exons ATGAGTGAAAAATGTGgttccaagttttttgaaactggggacgaaaaacaaaatttggatGGTCAAAATGGTGATTATGCTCCAGGAAAAATCGAGTTATTGCTGAAAA agCTCAACCCAATTCTCATCTCATTCTCAACATATCCTTTATATATCCTCATTCTTATAATTGCATCGGAAAGTGAATTGCTCTCAAACATTGTACCAATTCCTCTGATCCTCGGACTTTTCGCCACTTTTGAACTGTTCGACTTGCTTTTGCTGAACCCTCCAAGACgttataaaaatggattgcaATTGGAAACAATTGTGCTGCCAGAAGAAGACGATTTCAATGAGTTCAAAGGAAAAATCAGaagaatcgaaatttttcactgtttcacttTGTTGTt ttcaatctGGGCATTTAATGTGAGCTGCTCCAAAATACTCCGCGAAATTCTTTCTCCTTCCAACTACAATTTGTATTCTCTCATAGGTATTATCATCTCTCTTCTCGTGTTGTTCACAGTTTTCAAAGAGGTTGGAAGCCACCGATGGATGAACAAATATT cAAACTCTACAATTTGGATCTCAATTATTCTGCAAATTGCTAGTACTTTTACTTTGGTTATTGGAGCATTCATACGCTCAGAAGATCCAAAAACATCTGGACGAATGTTTTTTATTGGTGCTCTGATTATGCTGGCCAATGCCATGCATATGAGATTCGCCTACCTTTATAAAAATCCTCTGAGAGGTGAAAATCTATTGACTATTAAATCTACTAGATTGTTCATGAAGAAATGGTTCCTGTGGTTTGTTTTGATGGATTG TGTAATTTGGTCTTCGATTCCTCTGCTTGTATTTGGAACTTCTGGAGATATTGAATTTAGCCCAAAATCCTTGTTCTGGATTATTCTTACTTTCTGCGTCCTTACAGTGATTTGcttgttttctaaaatagtCTACTTTCACAAAAGCCCAAAGAATGTTGAAACCAGATTTTTTATGAAGAAATGGTATTTGTGGTTCCTCTTGATTaattg tgtcATTTGGTCTTCGATTCCTCTCTATGTAATCGGAAAAGTTGGAAACGTTGTTTTTAGCCCTAATTCCTTGTTTTGGGCTCTCCTCACATTCTGCGTATTCACGATATTCAGCTTCTTTGCCAAAATTGTCTACTGCTGTTATAAGAAAATTAGAACTACTGAATATTCTGTTGTAACAGTTTGA
- the C08F11.13 gene encoding Dolichol kinase (Confirmed by transcript evidence), which yields MSEKCGSKFFETGDEKQNLDGQNGDYAPGKIELLLKKLNPILISFSTYPLYILILIIASESELLSNIVPIPLILGLFATFELFDLLLLNPPRRYKNGLQLETIVLPEEDDFNEFKGKIRRIEIFHCFTLLL from the exons ATGAGTGAAAAATGTGgttccaagttttttgaaactggggacgaaaaacaaaatttggatGGTCAAAATGGTGATTATGCTCCAGGAAAAATCGAGTTATTGCTGAAAA agCTCAACCCAATTCTCATCTCATTCTCAACATATCCTTTATATATCCTCATTCTTATAATTGCATCGGAAAGTGAATTGCTCTCAAACATTGTACCAATTCCTCTGATCCTCGGACTTTTCGCCACTTTTGAACTGTTCGACTTGCTTTTGCTGAACCCTCCAAGACgttataaaaatggattgcaATTGGAAACAATTGTGCTGCCAGAAGAAGACGATTTCAATGAGTTCAAAGGAAAAATCAGaagaatcgaaatttttcactgtttcacttTGTTGTtgtaa